The stretch of DNA CGCCTTTGACAAGCCAAACCAAACTGACACTAACAGCGATCATCTACCTTGTCGGGGTTATAGCAACGATAGGAAACATCGGCATCATTGCATTCAGACACGCGCTCAACAATCGCAGGCTACAGCGAAATAGAACGTTTTACTTTGTGCAGAGTCTCGCCTGGTCTGATTTAGGGGCTAGTGTCCTTAGTCTTCCTCTCTACAATGCCATCATGCTTGTGGATGTAGTGAAGAACGATTACATTTGTAAGGCAGTGCGGGCAGTGAACATTGCTTTCCCTGTTATAACTATTCAGAACTTGCTAGTCATTGCATTGGAGAGATACGTTGCCATATTCCACCCGTTCTTTATGCCTTCTATCAAGACAGTTAAGAGGTTGGTCTTGATGGCATGGGCTTACGGCATTGTTGGATCCATTATCATCTCCGCTACCTACAACTTGATCCCAGTAAACATTGACAACGACAAGTATACTCTAGTATGCCTTTACGACAACAGTATTCCAGCTTATAAGTTCATGTTCTACGGATTTGTGATCTTTGTGTACATAATTCCAAGTGCTATTTTGGTCTTCATAGTAATCCGTATGACGAGATATTTTAGAAAGGGACGCGTTTCTATCGAGAACTGCAATTCTGCGGACAAATTGCGACTCACTGGATCTCGCATGTTTCTGGATATTCTTATCGCTTTTATCATTCCATACTTGCTATGGTTTGCTTACACGATAGCAAACTTCACATTCAAGCCTAAGCTCAGTTTTGAGACCGAGTTTATACTCCGGTACGCCATAGTAACACTAGCTTACGCCAATGGAGCTATCAACCCGGCGATCTACGTCTACCACACTAAAGAGCTGCGCGAAATACTCAGGATGATCTTTCACCTTCGCGTTAACCAGATATCAACGGGAAATATCGAACTTAAGGAAGTTCGTTTCAAACCCAAGAAAAATTTACCTAATTCTCACCCTAGCGATAACACTCAGCTCTAAGAAAAACTTGGTTGAGTATACATTGAGCGGTGTGATATAAGGAACGTGTACTGCGCGCATACGATGCGTGTAGTGTGATTTACGTGGCGTAAACTGTGCGCATACAGTGCGTGTAGTGTGCTGTACGTGGCGTGTAGTGTGCACATACGGTGAGTATAGTGTGATGTACGTGGCGTGTAGTGTGCGCATACGGTGCGTGTAGTGTGCGCATTCGGTGCGTGTAGTGTGATGAACGTGGGGTGCAGTGTGCGCATACGGTGCGTGTGGTGTGATGTACGTGGCGCGTAGTGTGCACATACGGTGCGTGTAGTGTGATGTACGTGGCGTGTACTGCGCGCATACGGAGCGTGTAGTGTGATGTACGTGGCGCGTAGTGTGCACATACGGTGCGTGTAGTGTGATGTACCTGGCGTGTAGTGTGCGCATACGGTGCGTGTAGTGTGATGTACGTGGCGTGTAGTGTGCGCATACGGTGCGTGTAGTGTGATGTACGTGGCGTGTAGTGTGCGCATACGGTGCGTGTAGTGTGTTGTACGTGGCGTGTAGTGTGCGCATATGGTGCGTGTAGTGCGCACATTCGGTGCGTCTAGTGTGATGTACGTGGCGTGTAGTGTGCGCATACGGTGCGTGTAGTGTGATGTACGGGGCGTGTAGTGTGGTGTACGTGGCGTGTACTGTGCGCATACGGTGCGTGTATTGTGATGTACGTGGCGCGTAGTGTGCACATACGGTGCGTGTAGTGTGATGTACGTGGCGTGTACTGTGCGCATACGGTGCGTGTAGTGTGATGTACGTGGCGTGTAGTGTGCGCATAAGGTGCGTGTAGTGTGATGTACGTGGCGTGTAGTGTGCGCATACGGTGCGTGTAGTGCGCACATTCGGTGCGTGTAGTGTGATGTACGTGGCGTGTACTGTGCGCATACGGTGCGTGTAATGTGATGTACGGGGCGTGTAGTGTGGTGTACGTGGCGTGTACTGTGCGCATACGGTGCGTGTATTGTGATGTACGTGGCGCGTAGTGTGCACATACGGTGCGTGTAGTGTGATGTACGTGGCGTGTAGTGTGCGCATACGGGGCGTGTAGTGTGATGTACGTGGCGTGTACTGTGCGCATACGGTGCGTGTAGTGTGATGTACGTGGGGTGTAGTGTGCGCATACGGTGCGTGCGGTGTGATGTACGTGGCGCGTAGTTTGCACATACGGTGCGTGTAGTGTGATGTACGTGGCGCGTAGTGTGCACATACGGTGCGTGTGGTGTGATGTACGTGGCGTGTAGTGTGCGCATACGGTGCGTGTAGTGTGATGTACGTGGCGTGTAGTGTGCGCATACGTTGCGTGCGGTGTGATGTACGTGGCGTGTACTGGCGCATACGGTGCGTGTAGTGTGATGTACGTGGCGCGTAGTGTGCACATACGGTGCGTGTAGTGTGATGTACGTGGCGTGTAGTGTGCACATACGGTGCGTGTAGTGTGATGTACGTGGCGTGTAGTGTGCGCATACGGTGCGTGCGGTGTGATGTACGTGGCGTGTACTGTGCGCATACGGTGCGTGTAGTGTGATGTACGTGGCGCGTAGTGTGCACATACGGTGCGTGTAGTGTGATGTACATGGCGTGTAGTGTGCGCATACGGTGCGTGCGATGTGATGTACGTGGCATGTACTGTGCGCATACGGTGCGTGTAGTGTGCGCATACGGTGCGTGTAGTGTGATGTACGTGGCGTGTACTGTGCGCATACGGCGCGTGTAGTGTGATGTACGGTGCGTGTAGTGTGATGTATGGCGCGTGTAGTGTGATGTACGGGGCGTGTAGTGTGATGTATGGGCGTCAAGTGTGCTTCTTGTGTCATGTATGGGGCGTTTGGTGTGCGTGTAGTGTGCGTGTAGTGTGCGTTTACGTGTATTCAGGTTTGCGTGTATGTGGCTCGGCCGGTGTTGCGCCTACATCGGCCAGCATTGCTCGCTCGCACGCTTGACTGACCACAGGACAAAGAAAATGTTGGCAGACCCATTCGCAGTAATTCCCAACATTGTCTACAAGTTGGGCCATTGCCAGGCCAAGTTTTACCAGCGTTTGGCGCTGTTTGGAAGGGCTTTAACTAGTAAACTAATTATTGTCCGTTTTGGCATTTGGCACATTTCAGCAGCGGGGGTTTAAACCCTCCTTTGGGCTGCTAGAAAGCTATAtgtaacataaaaaaatacgcCCGCctcctttgtcactgagccaaaccctcCCTTTTAGCGAAAAGTTAGGTCCGCCCATGGCTTTGTGCTATACAACTTTGGCTGTAAGTAGAGTGCAATTTTTTCAAGCGCATTTGTTTGTGTGGAGCTGACGACTTTAATATAGTATACTTAAActatttcaatttattttatgatgattctttttacttttgatTGTCCATTTAATTAATTTTTGCCATCTGTTTGCGtttttcgtctttttttttttcaattttatgcGCTTAATTTTTCGCTGACGATAAAGAAAGCCGACTATTATTTTAAACTAATTGGACTTGAACCCAAACTCAAAGTACTCGAAATGATACCGTTCCCCATCAAATATTTACAGGAATTATTAAAAGTATATTTTGCCAAAACTGCTTTAAACTCCTCAGAACAGAATATTAAACTTTAAAGGGATATCATCCTaccatattttcttttattgtttcgTCCGATCTTTTATTACCAAGTTTACTgtcaaatattattttaagggCCAAAGCCTTTTAGAACAGAAAATAAAGCAATACTACAATTTGCGGTTTTTATTGAATCCAACATGTTTTAATTTCCCTTAAGGTGAGAGATATTGAAAATGActgtaaaatttaaaaattacacGAGACTTACCTGTAAGGTGAAGTTTGATTGTAATTCTACGGTTTATTGGTCAGGAGCGGAGAAGTCACGTGAGATAAGCGCGCGGGAGTCGAGCAGGCAGTTTTTAAAGGTAGGAGCTGCGAATGGTCATATAAACTAATGAAGCATAGGGTGGAGCTAAGATATAAAAGATACAACAGGGTGGGCACGCGACTTCTCCGCTCTTGACCTACAGGTAAGTCTCGtttaatttttatattaaattattttgattattattttgattgGTCTAAGTCGCAACGAAGTCACGTGAGACTTTAAAGCGATGGCCAGGAGCAGGCCTATAGGATAACACCCG from Nematostella vectensis chromosome 8, jaNemVect1.1, whole genome shotgun sequence encodes:
- the LOC5515262 gene encoding galanin receptor 2a, translating into MLISNTVMEANSTRYINTSASDRSYTFTPLTSQTKLTLTAIIYLVGVIATIGNIGIIAFRHALNNRRLQRNRTFYFVQSLAWSDLGASVLSLPLYNAIMLVDVVKNDYICKAVRAVNIAFPVITIQNLLVIALERYVAIFHPFFMPSIKTVKRLVLMAWAYGIVGSIIISATYNLIPVNIDNDKYTLVCLYDNSIPAYKFMFYGFVIFVYIIPSAILVFIVIRMTRYFRKGRVSIENCNSADKLRLTGSRMFLDILIAFIIPYLLWFAYTIANFTFKPKLSFETEFILRYAIVTLAYANGAINPAIYVYHTKELREILRMIFHLRVNQISTGNIELKEVRFKPKKNLPNSHPSDNTQL